The nucleotide sequence CCCCTTGTTGCCGTACTCCCGGCTCCGCCAGTAGGATTAAAAACTTCGTGTTCGACCAGAAGTACATTCGCAATTTCTCGATTATCGCCCACATTGACCATGGCAAATCTACCCTTGCCGACCGCTTCATTGAGCACTGTGGAGGACTAACGCAACGCGAGATGTCTGCGCAAGTGCTTGATTCCATGGACCTGGAACGGGAGCGGGGGATCACCATTAAGGCCCAAGCGGTATCTCTCCACTACCGAAGTGGGGATGGTAATACCTATCAATTAAATCTCATTGATACCCCAGGCCATGTTGACTTCTCCTATGAGGTTTCACGCTCGCTGGCTGCCTGTGAGGGGGCGTTGTTGGTGGTGGATGCCGCCCAGGGCGTGGAGGCCCAGAGCGTTGCCAATTGCTATACAGCCATCGAGCAGGGCTTGGAGGTGGTGCCAGTTCTCAACAAGATGGACCTTCCCAACGCCGATCCCGACCGAGTGATCAAGGAGATCGAGGAGATTATCGGTATCGAAGCCACCGAAGCCGTGCAAGTCAGTGCCAAGACCGGGTTGGGCATCGAGGCCTTGCTGGAGCAACTGATCCTCCGACTCCCCTCCCCCGGTGGTGATTCCTCCGCCCCACTTCAGGCGCTGATCATCGATTCATGGTTCGATAACTATGTCGGGGTGATCTCACTGGTACGGGTAATGAATGGCTGCCTGACTCCCCGCCAAAAAATTCGAGTGATGTCCAGCGGGCGGGCTTACCAGGTGGAGAGTGTGGGTGTCTTTACCCCAAAACGGCTCTCCACCGATGGCCTCGGGGTCGGGGAAGTCGGTTTTATGATTGCCGGCATCAAGGAGATCCACGGCGCACCGGTGGGCGATACCCTGACCGATGCGGACCGTCCCGCCACTGAGTCGCTACCTGGCTTTAAGAAAGTTCAGCCTAACGTCTTTGCGGGTCTATTCCCCGTAGACTCTGATACCTACGAGGCATTTCGCGAGGCCCTGGCAAAACTGAGTCTCAACGA is from Gammaproteobacteria bacterium and encodes:
- the lepA gene encoding 30S ribosomal subunit biogenesis factor LepA, whose amino-acid sequence is MFDQKYIRNFSIIAHIDHGKSTLADRFIEHCGGLTQREMSAQVLDSMDLERERGITIKAQAVSLHYRSGDGNTYQLNLIDTPGHVDFSYEVSRSLAACEGALLVVDAAQGVEAQSVANCYTAIEQGLEVVPVLNKMDLPNADPDRVIKEIEEIIGIEATEAVQVSAKTGLGIEALLEQLILRLPSPGGDSSAPLQALIIDSWFDNYVGVISLVRVMNGCLTPRQKIRVMSSGRAYQVESVGVFTPKRLSTDGLGVGEVGFMIAGIKEIHGAPVGDTLTDADRPATESLPGFKKVQPNVFAGLFPVDSDTYEAFREALAKLSLNDAALFYEPETSVALGFGFRCGFLGLLHMEIVQERLEREYRLDLVTTAPTVIYEVVTTAGEVLRVDNPAKLPDPGHLAEIREPIIQANLLTPPTYLGAVIGLCEEKRGTQRRLQYLGNQVALTYDLPLNEVVLDFFDRLKSISRGYASMDYHFEHFQTALLVKLDILINGDRVDALSIIVHRDQAYHRGRELVEKMRDIIPRQMFEVAIQAAIGAHIIARSTVKAMRKNVLAKCYGGDITRKKKLLERQKEGKKRMKQIGSVHIPQEAFLAVLQVGKK